A stretch of Thermotoga sp. SG1 DNA encodes these proteins:
- a CDS encoding nucleotide exchange factor GrpE encodes MSEKEKKDLSQECEELKEKYRELEEYAKRLKAEYENYREEVAREKRELIKNANEYLISKLIPILDDFERALNQKDHEKSFYDGVKLIYKKLLNTLEKEGLSKIQVGETFDPFEHEAVERVETDDVEEYTILEVLESGYKFHGKVLKPAKVKVAVKPRKKDEEPPDKKE; translated from the coding sequence ATGTCTGAAAAAGAAAAGAAGGATCTCTCTCAGGAATGTGAGGAATTGAAAGAAAAATACAGGGAACTCGAAGAATACGCCAAAAGACTCAAGGCCGAATACGAAAATTACCGTGAGGAAGTCGCCCGGGAAAAGAGAGAACTCATAAAGAACGCAAACGAATACCTCATCTCAAAACTGATTCCCATACTCGATGACTTCGAAAGAGCGTTGAATCAGAAGGATCATGAGAAATCCTTCTACGATGGTGTGAAGTTGATATACAAAAAGCTTCTGAATACACTGGAAAAGGAAGGCCTCTCTAAGATCCAGGTGGGAGAAACTTTTGATCCGTTCGAACATGAGGCAGTTGAGAGAGTTGAAACGGACGATGTGGAGGAATACACTATCCTCGAAGTACTGGAAAGTGGTTACAAATTCCACGGGAAGGTATTGAAGCCAGCGAAGGTGAAAGTGGCCGTGAAACCGAGAAAGAAAGATGAAGAACCTCCCGATAAAAAGGAGTGA
- the yqeH gene encoding ribosome biogenesis GTPase YqeH: protein MKCPGCGASIQFEDPKKPGYIPREAFEKRLEEGKEILCQRCFRIKHYGKLEPIEYDWDFRNQLKSYLGGFEVVLWVIDIFDFEGTYREDIANLLKGKDVVYVINKLDLLPRAVTVREVKEWVKRRIKAKDPEKIRIVSAEKNHGLKSLVKLLARLTDKALVIGVTNVGKSSLLNKICTHENTISPFPGTTLGILRRKVKGENLYLYDTPGIMTKDRVLDLLDPECQKAILPREELSRKTFKPERNRTIFMGGLCRFDIDYETEKSPIFLLFSSREVTFHETRRERADELMRNRLGDLLKPPCSKARYEDFTWKKEKFILNKGEELAVAGLGWMSVRRGPLTVEVTIPENVKLVIREALVNPNR, encoded by the coding sequence ATGAAGTGTCCAGGATGTGGTGCCAGCATACAGTTCGAGGATCCGAAAAAACCAGGGTACATCCCAAGGGAAGCCTTTGAAAAAAGACTGGAGGAAGGGAAAGAAATCCTGTGTCAACGGTGCTTTCGTATAAAGCACTATGGAAAACTGGAACCCATAGAGTACGACTGGGATTTCAGGAATCAGTTGAAATCCTACCTCGGTGGTTTTGAGGTGGTTCTGTGGGTGATCGACATCTTCGACTTTGAGGGCACGTACAGAGAAGACATAGCGAACCTGCTGAAAGGAAAGGACGTTGTGTATGTGATCAACAAGCTCGACCTTCTTCCCAGGGCAGTTACTGTCAGGGAAGTGAAAGAATGGGTGAAAAGGAGAATAAAAGCAAAAGATCCCGAAAAGATAAGAATAGTGAGTGCCGAGAAAAACCACGGTCTGAAGTCCCTAGTGAAACTGCTTGCACGATTGACCGACAAGGCACTGGTGATAGGAGTGACGAACGTTGGGAAATCCTCCCTTTTAAACAAGATATGTACTCACGAGAACACCATCAGTCCGTTTCCAGGAACGACTCTTGGAATACTGAGAAGGAAGGTAAAAGGTGAGAATCTCTACCTTTACGACACCCCCGGTATCATGACGAAAGACAGAGTCCTCGATCTTCTGGATCCGGAATGTCAAAAGGCGATCCTGCCGAGGGAAGAACTCTCCAGAAAAACCTTCAAACCAGAGAGGAACAGAACGATCTTCATGGGAGGATTGTGTCGCTTTGACATAGACTACGAAACGGAGAAAAGCCCCATATTCCTACTCTTTTCCTCCAGAGAGGTTACCTTTCATGAGACAAGGAGAGAAAGAGCAGACGAGTTGATGAGGAACAGACTGGGAGATCTTCTAAAACCACCCTGTTCGAAAGCGAGGTACGAAGATTTCACGTGGAAAAAGGAGAAGTTCATTCTGAACAAAGGAGAAGAACTGGCAGTGGCGGGCCTGGGATGGATGAGTGTCAGAAGAGGACCGTTGACGGTCGAAGTTACCATCCCGGAAAATGTAAAACTCGTTATAAGAGAAGCCCTGGTGAACCCCAACCGCTAG
- the dnaJ gene encoding molecular chaperone DnaJ: MKREKKDYYEILGVPRNATQEEIRKAYKKLVKEWHPDRHPENRKEAEQRFKEIQEAYEVLSDPQKRAMYDRFGYVGEQPVYQEAETGSSFFEDVFREFENIFNRDIFDVFFGEESGRRERRKYARRGEDIRYTIEVNLSDLINGTEIPIEYERYETCLRCGGTGVEPDSGYIGCPRCGGTGRIREEKRSFFGYFVSERTCDECGGTGRVPRELCHECGGSGRVLRRVRRTIKIPPNIEDGGHLRISGGGNAGYYGGPYGDLIITVRVKSDSKFRRSGRDLIYDITIDYLQAILGTTVEIPLPEGGTTMLKIPPGTQPETVFRLKGKGLPGEYGRRGDLLVNVHVEIPKNLSREERKILEDLAKRRGIPVA; this comes from the coding sequence ATGAAAAGAGAAAAAAAGGATTATTACGAGATCCTCGGTGTTCCGAGGAACGCCACGCAGGAGGAGATAAGAAAAGCGTACAAAAAGCTGGTAAAAGAGTGGCATCCAGATAGACATCCAGAAAACAGAAAAGAAGCCGAGCAGCGCTTCAAAGAGATTCAGGAAGCCTACGAGGTCCTCAGCGATCCTCAGAAGAGGGCCATGTACGATCGTTTTGGATACGTCGGGGAACAACCCGTCTATCAAGAAGCAGAAACTGGTAGCAGCTTCTTCGAAGACGTTTTCAGAGAGTTCGAAAATATCTTCAACAGGGATATATTCGACGTGTTCTTCGGTGAGGAATCTGGACGAAGAGAGAGAAGAAAATACGCCCGCAGAGGAGAAGACATACGCTACACCATAGAAGTGAACCTTTCCGACCTGATCAACGGTACGGAGATTCCCATCGAATACGAAAGGTACGAAACGTGTTTAAGATGTGGAGGAACCGGTGTAGAGCCAGATTCAGGATACATCGGCTGTCCACGCTGTGGTGGAACGGGAAGGATCAGAGAAGAAAAAAGGTCGTTCTTTGGATATTTCGTCAGTGAAAGAACCTGTGACGAATGCGGCGGAACGGGAAGAGTCCCTCGAGAATTGTGTCATGAGTGCGGAGGAAGTGGAAGAGTTCTCAGAAGAGTGCGAAGAACGATAAAAATACCCCCAAACATCGAAGACGGCGGGCATTTGAGGATATCCGGTGGTGGTAACGCGGGTTATTACGGTGGTCCCTACGGTGATCTGATAATCACCGTTCGAGTGAAATCAGATAGCAAGTTCAGGAGATCTGGAAGAGATCTGATATACGACATCACGATAGATTACCTCCAGGCGATACTGGGAACAACCGTCGAGATTCCTCTCCCCGAAGGTGGTACAACCATGCTGAAGATACCACCTGGCACACAGCCCGAGACGGTATTCCGTCTGAAAGGGAAAGGACTGCCGGGTGAGTACGGTAGAAGGGGCGACCTCCTTGTGAATGTACATGTTGAAATTCCAAAGAACCTTTCTAGAGAAGAAAGAAAAATACTGGAGGATCTGGCAAAGAGAAGAGGCATTCCCGTTGCCTAG
- the cdd gene encoding cytidine deaminase: MRPEKLVEMALEVREKAYARYSGFRVGAALLTKSGRVFTGVNVENSSYGLTVCAERVAVFKAVSEGEREFVAIAIASDSLEKTVPCGACRQVLYEFSEDMDVIMADRNGDYEVVKLKDLLPRGFRLGGEEH, encoded by the coding sequence ATGAGACCGGAGAAACTGGTGGAAATGGCTCTGGAGGTTCGGGAAAAGGCGTACGCTAGATACTCTGGATTCAGAGTAGGGGCTGCTCTTCTCACAAAGAGTGGAAGGGTGTTCACGGGAGTGAATGTGGAGAACTCTTCATACGGCCTCACCGTGTGTGCAGAAAGGGTAGCCGTGTTTAAAGCGGTTTCTGAAGGTGAAAGAGAGTTTGTCGCGATCGCGATAGCTTCGGATTCTCTTGAAAAAACTGTGCCCTGTGGTGCCTGCAGGCAGGTGCTCTACGAATTCTCCGAGGACATGGATGTGATCATGGCGGATAGAAACGGAGATTACGAGGTGGTGAAGTTGAAAGATCTTCTGCCAAGAGGCTTCAGACTGGGAGGTGAAGAACATTAA
- a CDS encoding hemolysin family protein, with translation MEDPVSSMLTLGLEGVLLVVLIYLSNFFSSSETALTLMSKVKIKEFLEKKEEESERESYIHLFNKYLTTILISNNLVNLFASSISTLIFLNLLRGVSEELVAVVSTLFITTVLLIFGEITPKVMARAEPDRIFQRSIGVVRFLTRVFDPVGRLLVKISDGIIALRHGKKISEDLFITEEDIVSIVQVGGEMGVIEQEEERIVKRAFEMKQIAVKEIMTPRVDIVAIEENQTVRDLIELIEDEGYSRIPVYRETIDNIVGVCYAKDVLSILAEKDCEEVKNMKVKDIMRDALYVPETMNIDELLKILKSRKIHIAIVVDEYGGTAGIVTLEDIIEELFGDIMDEYDYDEVSGIKKIGEKTYIVDGSTPINDLEIELRIQFPQTEYETIAGYLLEHFKRIPNVGEEAVIGNLYFKVLAVGKNRIEKIMIKVLEGGGDETGETGGNGSGGSGKGVR, from the coding sequence CCCTGATGAGCAAGGTGAAGATCAAGGAATTTCTGGAAAAGAAAGAGGAAGAATCGGAAAGGGAAAGTTATATCCATCTCTTCAACAAGTACCTCACGACGATCTTGATAAGTAACAACCTCGTCAACCTTTTCGCTTCGTCCATCTCCACACTGATCTTTCTGAATCTTCTCAGAGGAGTGAGCGAAGAGCTTGTGGCGGTGGTTTCCACCCTCTTTATCACCACCGTTCTTCTCATATTCGGAGAGATCACCCCAAAAGTTATGGCAAGGGCTGAGCCAGACCGCATCTTCCAGAGATCGATAGGTGTGGTCAGATTTCTCACCAGAGTTTTCGATCCCGTCGGAAGGCTTTTGGTGAAGATATCCGACGGTATCATCGCTTTGAGGCATGGGAAGAAGATATCCGAAGATCTGTTCATCACCGAGGAAGACATCGTCTCCATCGTTCAGGTTGGGGGCGAGATGGGAGTCATAGAGCAGGAAGAGGAAAGAATAGTGAAACGTGCCTTCGAAATGAAACAGATAGCCGTCAAGGAGATAATGACACCCCGCGTTGACATCGTGGCAATAGAGGAGAACCAGACGGTGAGGGATCTCATTGAACTGATAGAAGATGAAGGCTATTCCAGGATTCCTGTCTACAGGGAGACCATAGACAACATCGTGGGGGTCTGTTACGCTAAAGATGTCCTTTCAATTCTGGCAGAGAAGGATTGTGAAGAGGTAAAGAACATGAAGGTGAAGGACATAATGAGAGACGCCCTCTACGTGCCGGAGACCATGAACATAGATGAACTCCTGAAAATCCTCAAGTCGAGAAAGATCCATATAGCCATAGTTGTGGACGAGTACGGTGGAACGGCCGGGATCGTGACCCTCGAAGATATAATAGAGGAACTCTTCGGTGATATCATGGACGAATACGACTACGACGAAGTGTCCGGTATAAAGAAAATCGGAGAGAAGACTTACATCGTCGATGGTAGTACACCTATAAACGATCTGGAGATAGAGTTAAGAATTCAGTTTCCGCAGACAGAGTACGAAACGATAGCAGGATACCTTCTGGAACACTTCAAAAGAATACCGAACGTTGGTGAGGAGGCTGTCATCGGTAACCTGTACTTCAAAGTGCTGGCAGTCGGTAAAAACAGGATAGAGAAGATCATGATAAAAGTTCTGGAGGGGGGAGGAGATGAGACCGGAGAAACTGGTGGAAATGGCTCTGGAGGTTCGGGAAAAGGCGTACGCTAG
- the era gene encoding GTPase Era has protein sequence MKSGFVALAGKPNVGKSTFINTVLGRKVVIVSDKPQTTRNRINCIYTDKDAQIIFVDTPGIHKPLHRLGEYMVKAAVQALKGVDIVLFILDAADGFTETDEQVAKIVNESRTKTIIAVNKIDVAGEEKAKSVGELAKGMVENAISVHYISALKGIGVFELLDKIKEELPEGPQYYPEDMITDRPLSFMAAEIIREKIFHLTRQEVPHSTAVVIEEIKDRPNGVLYIRANIYVERDSQKGILIGKSGSMIKKIGTLAREEIEFLVGRKVFLDLNVKVKEKWREKDFIILQEIGLKHDIK, from the coding sequence ATTAAATCGGGTTTTGTTGCGCTGGCCGGAAAGCCGAACGTTGGAAAATCCACCTTCATAAACACTGTTTTGGGTAGAAAGGTTGTGATCGTCTCCGATAAACCCCAGACCACCAGAAACAGGATAAACTGCATCTACACCGACAAAGACGCACAGATCATATTTGTGGACACTCCGGGTATACACAAACCACTTCATCGCCTGGGAGAATACATGGTGAAGGCTGCCGTTCAGGCTCTAAAGGGAGTGGATATCGTCCTCTTCATTCTGGATGCCGCCGATGGTTTCACCGAAACAGATGAACAGGTCGCAAAGATCGTGAACGAATCCAGGACAAAAACCATCATCGCCGTGAACAAGATAGATGTAGCAGGAGAGGAAAAGGCAAAGTCGGTAGGAGAACTTGCAAAAGGTATGGTCGAAAACGCTATTTCCGTTCATTACATATCCGCTCTGAAGGGTATAGGTGTTTTCGAGTTGCTTGATAAGATAAAGGAAGAACTTCCAGAAGGACCACAGTACTACCCTGAGGACATGATCACGGATCGTCCGCTCTCTTTCATGGCGGCTGAAATCATAAGAGAAAAGATCTTCCATCTGACTCGTCAGGAAGTTCCGCATTCCACCGCCGTCGTCATCGAGGAGATAAAGGACAGACCGAACGGTGTCCTTTACATACGGGCCAACATATACGTAGAACGTGATTCACAGAAGGGAATATTGATAGGAAAAAGCGGCAGCATGATAAAGAAGATAGGAACCCTTGCACGTGAAGAGATAGAGTTCCTTGTTGGAAGGAAGGTGTTTCTCGATCTCAACGTCAAGGTGAAAGAAAAGTGGAGGGAAAAGGACTTCATAATCCTTCAGGAAATCGGTCTGAAACACGACATAAAATGA